In a genomic window of Acidobacteriota bacterium:
- a CDS encoding flagellar hook-length control protein FliK, with translation MLPLRRERGAVRRPADAHAHRAHGPERSGAHRAGVPEPSGGAARAAAEAAEGHAGTRQEVPVRPRAAIRADNDAPHVPSAASGSARIQAPAPTSAPPAASGTAPAAGAAASPPAHGPASPGGSVQAAVVEQVAARLASLPAGRSVTLALDPPELGKVYVRFVQERGRLRVRLSAERGDVAAWLARDAHALEQALGRQPLPVRLEVALPGGDAAGGGQEDRQGAPAERRSGRGGGTAPEAAAGVGAPARGRARPSLASGVLDVLA, from the coding sequence GTGCTTCCCCTCCGCCGAGAGCGCGGGGCCGTCCGCCGGCCGGCCGACGCGCACGCGCACCGAGCGCACGGGCCCGAGCGCTCCGGCGCCCATCGGGCCGGAGTCCCGGAACCGTCCGGAGGCGCCGCTCGGGCGGCGGCCGAGGCCGCCGAGGGTCATGCCGGAACGCGGCAGGAGGTGCCGGTTCGGCCGCGGGCAGCGATTCGCGCGGACAACGACGCCCCGCACGTTCCCAGCGCCGCCTCGGGCTCCGCGCGAATCCAGGCCCCCGCGCCGACCTCTGCACCGCCGGCCGCCTCCGGCACGGCCCCCGCAGCCGGTGCGGCCGCGTCCCCTCCTGCCCACGGGCCCGCCTCGCCCGGAGGCTCCGTCCAGGCGGCCGTGGTCGAGCAGGTGGCGGCGCGGCTGGCCTCGCTCCCGGCCGGCCGTTCGGTCACCCTTGCCCTCGATCCCCCCGAACTCGGAAAGGTCTACGTCCGGTTCGTCCAGGAGCGCGGCCGGCTGAGGGTGCGTCTCAGCGCCGAGCGCGGCGACGTTGCCGCGTGGCTGGCGCGCGACGCCCACGCGTTGGAACAGGCGCTCGGCCGGCAGCCGCTTCCCGTCCGGCTCGAGGTGGCGCTCCCGGGCGGAGACGCGGCGGGCGGGGGACAGGAGGACCGGCAGGGAGCGCCTGCAGAGCGGCGGTCCGGAAGGGGCGGCGGGACCGCCCCCGAGGCGGCGGCCGGGGTCGGCGCACCCGCCCGCGGCCGCGCGCGCCCGTCCCTCGCGTCGGGCGTGCTCGACGTTCTCGCTTGA